ctttttaaaaaagagtggcatagctctcaaaaaaaaaaaagcaacttaggAAAAGAActtctaattggatttttttttctcttcaatatTGCAAAGTTATTATACTTGTGTTAGTTATTTTTCACACAGAAACCTTTTCTGTGGCCCTTTAGAGATTCTGGATAGTTTGTGTTCATCAGGACTCCCCTATGAGGAGTTCAGCATGGCCCATTTAATAATAATCTTGGCATTGGGAAGATAAAAGACTTCTCGAATGGTGAAGGTGGGAGGTGGTGGCAGCCGCAACCGTATTTTCCATCTAATAGACCAGGTGTTCatggagcccagggatgctgggGACTCGGTGCTGGGAATCCAGAGCCCAACAAAGACCACGTCCCTGGGGCCCGAGGGCTCAGTGTAGTCTCACTGTAGGTACGAAGCTGTCACTTGACTGTGCTTCTCCAAATcttaattgggggggggggggtctagcCTCTGAAGGAAGCACCCTTGATAAGCATGTagtagtttttgctttttaaaaaactaatcgCGTAGAACATTTTGAGAAATATAGAAAATCATACTCAAAAGTTGAATCGTCCCTCATTCTAGCAGTCCAAGGCAACCCATGGAACTTTGAAATATCTCTTTCCCACTGTTTGggggaaaataacttttaaaagaatttagtGTAGAAAGTTGAGAAGTTCAGAAAAgcaccaagaaaataaaaaccacctgTAATAAATAGACCTTACAGCAATAACAGGTGCTGACTTCCTGCTAAGTCCCATCCCGCAGATTTCTGTGCGTGCTTTTTTGTTTAATCGATACGGGATCGAATAGCAAATCATTTGCTTCCTTTCAAGCTATGTTGTGAACATTTTCCAGTATCATTAAATCTCCTTTTCTAACATTACTTGTAGTGAATGCCCAGTGTTACATCATATAGATGTGTCATAATTCATTCAACCAACCCCCTATTTTAGGGTTTCCCCAATATTTCGCTAATATAAACGATGCTTCCTTAAACTGCCTTATAGATAAGTCTCTGTCCGACACCATCATCATTTCCTTAGGACAGATTTGTGGTTATGGAATTAATGGTATACATGTTATGGTTTCTGATGTTTACTGCTGGATTACCCACCAGGCAGGTTATAGGCCATATTTCCTTAGACCTTCACaagtttacattttaatgtaaGACTTTTATGAATTTGATAagtaaacaaaaaacaatgacacacaacttgttttaatttgcatttctgatattACTAGCACGGTTGAACAGTTTTCATCTCTTTGGcagtttgtgtatgtatgtgaattACCTGTTTAATAACCTTTGCCCAATTTTCTACTGAGgagtttatctttttctttattttgaaaaggtTCTATAATACAAAGGGTATATATGAAAGAGATGGCCCCTTTGTATTATTTAACTATCCAGTTTATCATTTACCTTTATGGAGTCAGTCTTCTCTCACTATTTGAAGTTGCTGCCTCTGTTGTGTACTGAGTTCTTGTTTGTGGCTAAGTCTGGTTCTAGAtttgttctgttccactgacccACCTCATCTGCTCTTCCTGAGACAGTATACATTGTTGTAATCATTGACGTTTTAGGCACTTCAGGATCCAGTAAAGCAAATCTCTATTCTCCCcaccttcttgttttattttaccaTGTTCTTAGCTCTTTTCACcagtttatttttccctttttttttttaatttttaactttcaaatttttttacaggggggtaattaggtttgtttgtttatttaaatggaggtactggggattgaacccaggacctcagtgcatgctaagcatgcactctatccaCTGAGCTGTGCCTACCCCCACTGCAGTTTACTTTTCCTGATGAATTTTGCAGTCACTCCTTCAATTCCTTATCCTCCAAATTCTTTGGGGATTTTCAAAATCCAAGTTAAATAATTCCAATGTAAATTAACCTTTAAAAGTTCATGTTTACAGCGCAGCGCTTTCCAGCCAGGATGTGGTGTGTGTCTTCATTTATTCAGATCTCTTTTCTGTCTCCAAGTACTTTTGTAGGGTTTCCATGTAGATCTTGCACATTTCTTGTAAAAGGTATCCCTGAGtttgtgtttatgtattttaacatTGCTGTTGGTTTTCCATTGTAATGCCTAATTAATTATTGTTGGAATACGCAAAATCTTTTAGTCTTTAGTTGTTATGTGCCCTTTACTGAAGATaattcttctatttccttttcttagcTGGGAATTCCTCTGGTCTAAATGCCTTCCAATGAGCCCTTCAGCAAATGGaggctgagtgaatgaatgcatatACGCTGTGGCCAGTGGGTTGAGAGTCAGGTGCTCGAATGGGCTGTTTTTCAAAAGAAGGCTCTAGCATCTCCTTTAATTGCCGACACCCGTTTTTCTGGAATGGTGCACATGCAGGCCTTGCTGGAATGAGGCAGCTGGTCTAGAGAGATTACCTCTGCCAGAGTCTTCTGACCCCCATGACAAAAGATTTTTGTGTGTGCTCTGTGAGGAGGACTCAGCAGCCTGATCTAAGCTGTTATTTTCATCCGGTCCAACAGTATTTCAGTGGCATCTGGTCTGGCATGAGAAACCATTCCAGCCAGGTCTCTTCTGGCAGGATGTTCTAATTCACTGCAGTTCCCTATAGTTGTTTCTCTGGGGTCCTGGCTTTTCAGATGGCCACGCTCTGCGTATCGGAAGGGGTAGGGCCTGCCTTTTGCACTGCGCCTGAGCTGTGGTGTGCATTGCGCCACTCTTACCGCTACTGAACGCCCTTGACCACATTCAGATTTCACCCTGGGATGTCGTAACAGACCCACACTGCTTTGTTGCCACATGGGGCGAAGGGCACAGCCTGGTTGTTACAAAGGAGTGAGATAGCTCTCCGTGTGCAAAGCTGCTCTATGGAGATGGTGCGGAGGGGCACTCAGATCTGTACCACTGGAGTCCACCTTTCCCAGACTACACCTCTTGGAAGAACTTAGAGAAGAAACATGCTGCTTATTCAGCCAGTTTCCAGTCCCCTCTGGGGAACACTGGAGGCACCCCCTGACTTTTGTCATAGACGTGAATAGTCTATGGGAATAGGTGAGATTGAGCTAGCAAGTACTAGTTATAATATGcatcttgtattttttaaaaatacgggctctagaaaggaaaaattaaatacttGTGTATTGAATACTTCTAATAGAGAAGTGATTTTATTAGTTTAAAACGTAGCCCCCGTGAGTCGCTGTTCACGCACCGTCCGCTGAGTGCCGTGTTTCCCGTACGGCTAGCGTGTGTCACCACCGTTGTGTATTTTACAAAGATGACTGTCACAGTTATAAGAAATCTTCAGAACCTTCCAAGGTTCCACTTAAGTCAGTAATAATGATGCATTTGGCGATTGTTTATGAAGGGATCATTTTAGAAACAGGAGACTACGTTTTTCCTCAAAGCATGACTTGTAGTCTCCACCTGGATTTTTTGTTTAACCCAATAAGGCTTTGTTCTCAATCCAAAATCTGGAAAAGGTTATGATCTCTGTGACCTATAATCACTTGTAGGGAGTAATTTTTGACCCTTTAAAGGGTCCTCTTAGTCTATACtaaataccctttttttttttaatcactataGAGTTTACACATACCCATagctgaaattatttttcaaactccAACCATTCTATAGGATTTATAAAGCTATTTAATTGGCTAAGTCTGTGTCCAcacaaaggaaggagaaaataggATATTgtttatgtaacttttttttccccttctttggtTAATCATTTTAGGCCCAATTTTAACAAAGACTAGTACTCAGTGAGGTCCCGTGTATCATGTTCATTAAGTAGGGCTTTCCTCAAAGAGAAGGGGCATGCATTACCAAGGATACCGGATTCTGCTCTTAGGTCAGCGTCTGCAGGTGCATTATTATTTCTAGGCTCCAGGGGGTTAACGTGAAATAGAAGACTTGGTCACTTTCATTATTTGGtaatgaaagaaacagaacattcGGAGGCACAGGAGGCCTGCAGCATGCAAATGAATGGGTAAATGCATGTGATctatttggaaaggaaaaaagcttCTGATAGGCTATGAGAGCAGAAACCTTTATGGAGAAGTTAAGTCAAAGGAGATGTGgatgagggaaaagaaagaatgattGGTAGAGGGCAAAGGGGAGCCCATTCTAGAACTTTCAGCGGGAGCTGATATTTGTCTTGGTCTGAAGGTAGCTCAGATAGATAATTCTGCAGTGATTTGTTTACATGTTTGATCACTCCAGCTAAATTTTAAGTCCAAGGCAGGGACTCGGTCTTACTTAACGTTTTATCCCCAGCACCCAGGAAGGTGGCAGTGCGTAGCAATCCTCAGAAATCTAGTGGAATAAATGAACGAAAGAGCCAAGGGTACGTTTCAAGATTTCTGCCTGTGAACCTAATTACTTATCTGCCCTCTGCACTGGCTGCCATCCTGTTCACTCTGCCCTGACCTGACTCGTTCTTTTGTCATGAAAATCTGAGGGAGGGAGTTCAGTTACACCTTCAATAAAGAAGAGTGACCTCTGACAACAGTGCGTCCCTCacagtcacacacatacacacagtcacacacacacctgaTTTCATACCATTCCTGGCCTTGACTACATCCAAGTCAGGAAGAACTTTAGGGCTGACACAGTAAATTCAGGGGCGCTCTCTGTAGACAGCACATCCACCTATAGTCTTCTTTTGTTGCATCTTTCCCCCAACTTACAATCTCTTGGCCTGAGAGAGAGAGGCATAGATAGAATCAAGAAGTTCGAGTCTCAAGGCAGAGATAAAACAGAGCAGCATCCAGAACTGTCTGAGAGCAGCAGCGAGCCCGGGGGCCTTCTGTCAGTGCCAGAGCTCGGGGCGGAGGCAGTGTCCCAAACAGCCCGGAGCCCACTTCATTAATGACTTCCTTCACTTGGCATTTTTAATTTCCCATAATTCATGGTTGACAAGAGTTAAGAAAAACTGCCAACAGgactgtgtgggacccaaatataCTTTATATTCAGCTCTTCAGTGTATTTGGAATCTATTCTGATGTtaacctcccccctcccctgctaTTTTCTGAATAATGCGTTCTTGCTCCAAGGACTTGCAGTCGTATCTCTCTTCTTAAGTCTCTTCCTGggaattttttcttctcttctgcacTTGAACTTGTCTGTCTCTTCCTGTATCAGTATATTCTGCTTTTAAtcaggaaagatttaaaatacaaCTGAATAAGTGGTACAGCACGTTCCTcttcattctttccctttttcaaaCATTTCGGCGGTCTCACACATTTATTCTCCTAGGTGAAGTTTTAGACTAATTTCCCAGCATTAAAAAGTACACTGCTGGGATTTCCCCCCCCTAGAATTATGTTAAATTTGTAGACAGACTTGGGTCACATTGGCATTTTTGCTTCGAAGGTTCATATCTAGGAATGTGCTGTTTTTCCCGTTTGTTCGGGTTTTCTCATGTCAGCacagtttttatagttttcttcccAGAGATGCTTCCCAAACAGTTTTAAGTTTGTTGTTAGATATGCTGTCCCTTCTTCCTGCTGTTGTAGGAGATACTTTAGGTTCTCTGGTTATGGATAACACATCCAGAGACGTGCTTGGATTTTCAAGGTCGATACTTACTGCCCTGACTTTCATTTGCCTTTGGCTGTTGCACTGGAGATAATAGGCGGAGGTCCCGGGGTGCTTCGGATCCTTCCCTCCCGACCTTGGcgtccctcccagccctgcctcttcgTGATGTAGGTGGCCACCAAGGAATCTTCCCTTTGGAAGCGTTAGCTTTGTGAAATCCTTGctaaagttttaaatgttttaaaaaaaaaaaaatagtaccttTAGCATAAGTGAGATCTGCATTTCCATAGAAACTGGGTGAGATTTTCCATTGAATCTTTTAATGACAAGAGATGTCCATTTTCCTTAAGGAAGCATTTAGTGAATTGGATTTTACAGCCAGTCTCTATTTGCCTAGTGAAACACTCTTGAGTTCCCTATtgattttgaaaggaatatgATAGGGTTAGAATTATCTGTGTTTGCTCCCAGCAATTATCTTTCCTCAAAGGAAGCTAGGATTGAAAGCATAACCACCACCATATGCAGAGCGCTTCATGTCAGACCCTGGCCAGGGGCTTCCACACCCTGTCTCAGTTAATGCTCACGGTGGTCCTCGCGGGGAGGCATTGttgtctcctccccaccccaccccactccactcccccacccctgccaaggAAACTGATGCTACGTGGAGTTAAGTAATTCACTCAAGGCTGCACAGGAAATAagttggcagagccaggatcccaAACCTTTACCCTTAATCACTACACTCATATTGGGTTGTATAGTGACTGACAGAGTcagaatgtaaaaataattaaaaacaaaaataaataaaacttgagatactaaaaaaaaattactgaacagAAGCTCTAGTTTGAAGTTCTAGTTTGTATCTAGTTTAGTTATCACTAGTTAGAGACCACGTTAGATTAACATCAGAATAGATCCCAGTCAGCATCTCTGACTGTAGCTCGGATCAAAGATGGGTTTCCTCTGTGCACCTGGAGACCAGAGGTGTATCAGCCCAGTCAGAATAAGGAGGGCAATATTCCTGAGAGTCAGCAGGTGAGGTTTGTCAGAGCTCATCACCTACAAAGCAGCTGGATCGGTGCAAAAAGAGGAGGCAgttggggcaggagggagccaggaTCTGCCACTACCCTtttctgctgggggtggggagctgggaggcCTGTCTTGACAACAGAAGGAGGTCTGTGTGAATACATGATGAGAGGGGATCAAGCACGGGTCAGATGGAGGTATTGAGGGGCTCCCTGTTGAGAATATGTAGTGAAACCCCTGCTAGTTCCCCAAAGAGGAGTTAGACCTGGGTCTCAATGGGACAGGAGGCCCCTTCTTGAAGGCCAGAGCCCTGGGCCAGGGAATGgccagggctgagggctgggacAAGAGCTTGGTCTACTAGTTTTGGATCTGGGCGCTCCAtgggtgcccagggctggctgaaGGGTTCCAGGTCCTGGCCTGAGGGTGGGGGTGTGTCTCAGGGTTCAGGACCCTCTGTGGGAGCAGAGGGGTCTGTGTCCTTTCTCGTCTGGTTCAGGAATTGAACTTCACTACTGTGTGGTGGAACTGGGCCTGCTTCATacatctcttccctctcctggggTTGGCTCAGGTACCGGCCTGGGGATGTGTctgcaggtgggcagggcagCCGTCAGGCTGGAGCAGGCCAAGGAGGGCACTGCCACAGACACAAGTTGGCCTTGATCTCTCCAAAAATCCAGAAAGCTCTCTGCTcctattttcataaaaaatagGCCGGGAAACACTGAATGAACGTGTATTATGGTAAGCGTGAATTAGGCACGTGGCTTATTTCGAGTTTCACAACTGGGCGTGTTCTTTGGAAATGCACGTTTGGGTAGGGAAATTGTACTTTCTGGGCTAGACTCCCTGGGTAACTAGAAATGATGATGCATGGAGagatgactttattatttttatcagtaGACAAACTTCCTTGAAAATTTACATACTCATATCTGTAGATAAACCCACGTCGTAAAAGGACCAGTATGACACTGTTCTGAATCATGCAGTCTTTGCAAACAATGAGCAGGCTGAAAAATGTCTcaatctaattttaatttttgaacttgaaaaaaaaattgggtctGTAAACTTTGTGGAGAGTATTGGACTGCTGTGTAAGTGACTAGTCATACTTCCTCATGGTGTTTCTAATAACATGATCTGTTTTCATGGCTCTTTTTGAATGTTACCCGAGGTGAACAAAAACATTTTATACACAGAttctgtttggggttttttccctcGTGCAATAGTGGGAGGCGCAAACCCCTAATGTGAGTCTTTGTTTGTGGCCATTCCAGGTGGGCAGGTTTTCAGAGCACGTGGAAGCCTTATAGTAAGGCGTTTGGACCATTACATCTTCATGGCTCAGGACTGAATGCTGGACTCCTTGAGCTTGTCAAGGCTTAGAGGGCCCTTGGAGAGTCTAGGACCACCTCGAAAGCCAGATGAGGAAAGAGGCTCAGAGCAGATGAGGCAGGGGGCTCAGATCTACCTGTGAGATCTGCCTTGGGGGAGCATCCCAAAGCCTTGATGTGAAGGGTGTGCATTGACTTCCTTGGTCAGTATCAGGCACATTGACCTGTATTAGAGCTTTATGAAGCAGTTTTCTTCATTTGATCCCAACTTTTACTAGTACgacaaaaaattttaagagggaaaaaaatgggcaaaCTAAGCTTTCCGGTTGTCTCCCAGTTCAGTTGGAGAGTGGCCTCCCAGGCTCCCGGGAGCTCTACTCCAGGTCGCTCTGGGGGAAGGCAGTGGATGTGTGTCTAAAACCCCAGGACCCTGCACGCTGCTGAAGGTGCAGAGATGTGGTAGGGATGGACTCTGCCCCGAGAAGCTTGAAGTCTAGAGGAAAAGATGACACCATCCAAGCAGCAAACATGCATTAAGCGTATGGGAGGGGAAGGCACTGTGACAACCTGAGTAAGTTGTCGCCCCCACTTTCTAGGGGGTTGGCAGCAAATGGTTAACAAATACCAAAAATTCCAGGCAGAACAGTGAGTTTCCCAATGAATAGTATAAACAAATAAGTACGCAGACAATGGAGGAATCACTATGGACTAGAATGGCCTTTGAGGAGCTGGTGGGCTGAAGCAAAAACACTGAATCTTGGCTGTTTCTCACATTCATGGAGAATCTGCTAGGTTCTCGGATAAACCAAGGTTTCAGTGAAGTATTAATTTCCAGAGTTTTAGGGACTCCTGTGCATCTGGTCAGTCTGTACCAAACACCCTCTCTTCAGCGGGTCTCTGCGTCTTGTGCCCCACGTGGCCTTTCTCCCGCTTTGTCCCCCTGCGCCATTCTGTCGCGTTCCAGGACCTGCGTGTGGTCACCTCCAGCTGTCAGCATGCTTGTTAGCATAGCAGTACCACTGACGTgcttttcccttatttttaaaaatttaactttttgaatGGTTGCAAAACCAAAAAGTATAGCAAATTATTCAGTAAAActaccccccccccgcccctgtcTGACTCTCCCGACCCGTCTGTGCCTAGGCACTGTTAGTAGTTCCTTCTGTGTCATTCTAGACTTTGTCATACAGGAAAACATGAATATAGATAATTATTTCTCCCCCATTTTCACCCAAAGATAGCATGTTATTTGCATGGCTCGATATCTTGCTTTTCTTCACTTAGCGCTGTATCCTAGTGCTGTTTCCTTGTAGAACGTAGAGCacgtttccagtctgtttccatAGCTGCATGGTTCTCCACTGTTTGGATGCACCATAGTTTATTTGATCAGTTCCCTATTGGTGATGAGTTGGGTTGTTTCGAGTCTGTGCTATTATAGATCAAGTTGTAACAAATAACCCTGCCACATCTGTCATTCACGTGTGTAAATATCATTTTTGGCAGGTGCAGGTGTAGTGATTTCGTGATCCTGAAGTGGGAAAGAGAAGCATCAGTTCAAAGGATTCTCTCATTGGCATGGCATTACTTTCTGAACTTGGGTGTTCTGAGGTTCACATCATAACCCAGAAACCTAGAAATAACCTGATACATGTGCTTAATAATAGTGGACATTAGTCTCCACCCTTCCACCTGTATTACAGACTTAACTTTAGAAAACCTTGGATTTTGCTTTTCCTTGGTTTTTGCTAGAGCTGTCTAATTTCAAAAGATGTTCATTTGGCCAGAAGTCATCGCTGACATTTGCCATCACTGGGCCTGAGTAAGAGTAACTTGGGACTCTCTGAGAACTTGTTCTCCTGGGTGCCTTCTGACCGGCTAGTTAAGTCTCAAATGCTACTGTGATCTTGTTTTCACAGACGGGCCCACCTTCGCTTGTGCCTGGAGAAGTTGAAGGGGCTGGTGCCACTTGGTCCAGAATCAAACAGACACACTACGTTGAGCTTATTAACAAAAGCCAAATTGCACATAAAGGTAAGTGCCTCCTGTGACGCCTTTTTATCTTGACCTCCCCAGTGAACATTTGCTGTTATGAGGGACATCAAATGTGAATCTCCAAGGCAGTCCTCTCCTCTGAGCGCCTCCATCATGCCTCTTGGATGAATCCCAGACTCAGCACGTCCAGAACCCAATGGAGTAGTTCTCCCTGCTGTGTGCCGGAAGTTAAATTGTCCATCCAACTGTCCACCTGCTGGTTCAAGCCAGACACCCAGGCTCATCCTTGATCTTGTCATCATCTTGCTCCTTAGTCATATGTCGACATCCAGGACTTCCATGTTTCACAGTCTGCTCTATTTCCATAAAGTCCATCATCTCCACAGTAAACTCCTGAGGGGTCCCCTCAAAGCTCACCTCCATGCTTCCCAAGAGCAGTCCTGCCAGAGCTCAAATCAGCATGCCACCATGTTTAAAATTCTTCTGTGGCTCAGGACACACTGTGTCACCAGGCCTGCCTGACCCGGCCCTCCCCTGTGTGTGCAGCAGCAGCTGGTGCCAGACGCTCCCCTTCCTGCTCCAGCCCTTCTTTCTGTCCCTGGCACTTGTCAGGTTCtctcaccacagggcctttgcacgtgctgttcccactgcctggtatgctttcccttcctttcttcaccCAGTTAATTTCTTGTCATGCTTCAGAACTCAGCACAGGTTCAGCAGCACAGGGAAACCtccttcctgcaacagagagttATTATTATTGGGCATATTTCTCTCTCAACACATGTCACAATTGACGTCTGACTGGTTTGTGTGACTGTTTGGTTGCCTCCATCCTCTGTTAGAATATAGACTCTACAAGGGAGGCGACCTGGTCTTTGTGTTCActttgtatccccagcacctctcGGAGGGTCAGAAACCGAGTCAGCACTCGGTATGTGGCTTAAATAGCCCCTGAGAGCCAGAGCCACAATCACTGTTTAGTCTGTTTTTATAGTCAGAGTCCTGACCTGACAAATGTCACTTGGATTATGGTTAGTAGCCTGCATACACGGGCGTTCTGGGGGAAAAGAACCCCTGATTAGAGCAAAACCACCACAATTAGACAGTCTTCATAATCGGAGAAGATAGagatctgttaaaaaaaaaaaatccatggagaTGTGTTCTCTAAGCTCCTAGGTTGGACAGTTTGGAATCAGGACTTCAAAAGGGACTATTATTTCCGTAAGTGAACTGCGATCTGGCATATGCCACAGAGAAGCGCCTGTGTCACTGGGACACGTGCAGAATAGGCATACTTTGAAACGGAAGCGTGTTTCCTGAGCTCCCGTCACGTGCAGGACTGTAGCTCAGAGCCTGGGTGTTCAGGGCATCACCACAGACAAGGGAACTGGGCCGGTCTTGTCAGCCTCACCGTCGAGGGTGCCGGGATCCCAGCGCTGTGGACACCGGAGAAGTTAGATGAGATTGGGAGGCGCCGGCATGTTGGCTTCCCATCCCTGCGACACGGCCAGTGGCTCCTGAGGGCCACCGGCACCTCTCACGGCCgggcagggagaggcagggtCGTTACCAAAACGGAAATCCACCCGTGAGCGCCAACACCTGCCCCTTTGACCCGCAGAAACTTGAAGATTGTGACAGAAAAGCCATTCACCAAATAGACCAGCTGCAGCGAGAGCAGCGGCACCTGAAGAGGCAGCTGGAGAAACTGGGCACCGAGAGGATGCGGATGGACAGCACTGGCTCCGCCGTGTCCTCCGAGCGCTCGGACTCCGACAGGGGTGAGCCCCCCGCCCGCTGCCCctcccgccggcccggcccggccgcctgGCTCCCCGGCCCGAGTTCCCCCCACccgccctcaccccagcccccctGTCTTGTCCCCCCAGAAGAGATCGACGTGGACGTGGAAAGCACGGACTGTCTCACGGGCGACCTGGACTGGGGCAGCAGCAGCGTGAGCGACTCGGATGAGCAGGGCAGCACGCAGAGCCTGGGCAGTGACGAGGGCTACTCCAGCTCCGGCATCAAGAGAATAAAGCTCCAGGACAGTCACAAGCCGCGTGTCGggctctgagagagagagagagggcgcTCGGCTGCCTCCCGGACGGCTCTGATTAGGTAGCGTATCGGACCTGCCCACAGTCCCCTTGCACGTCACCTTCCGTGTCCCACCTGCGCCAGCGTCAGCTTTGTACAAGTGTTCAGGGGAGCACTTAGGATCATGGGTTTCTGAGTGCATCCTctagcttctctctctctctctctctgtacaaACTCGTCTCTGAGAGACCGTACATTCCAATCGATTCGAAGCACCCAAAAATTCTTAGACCGAAAAAGCAATTCTCACATCTCGGCCATCTCCCCCTCGTGTGTACTGTCCCCTCCCTAGTGTCTCCCAGTCCTTTCTTCCAGTTTGCTGGCTTCCTACGTTCCTTGCCCAGCAGAAATGTCCGAGCGTGTCTCGTGCTTAGGAAACTGAAGGAAACAAACTTTTCAAGTTGAGATCCTGAACTCAGAACTCCAAAGTAAGCTTTGAAAGTGGCATTTAAGAGCACTTAAGCCTGGCCCGCACCCCCAGGGAGGAGTCAGGGATGCCTCCAGCGCCCTCCCTGCACGCACAGCCCGCGCTCACGCCCCCGACCCACGTGCGGACGGAGCAGTACTTGTGACTCTCAGCTGGACACCCGGCGAGCGCGTCTTTGGGGTGGCCCAGCCCGTGGAAGGTCCAGCATTGTCTGTTCGCACAGACACAACGGTACAATCTGTTTTTGTGCGCCGTCCCGGGGACCGTGCCGGGTACCGCTCTCCTCGAGCCACGTTCCCCTCAAAGTTGGTCATCCTACTCATctctggaatatttttttttcctacctcagAGATAAACGAGATCTCCATTTCCCACTTAACGCAAAGTGATTAtgctctggtttttttttcccccaaataagcGACATTTGGTCCAATTCTAATCTATTTTCCTATTTAACTTTCAGCAATAACTGAGCTTTGGGACTAGCTGAGCTAGTGTCCATCATCAGTGAAAGGAAAAATCCACATTTCTACGCCCTGTTGCAGGTGAACAGGAGGGGATGGTACCCTGTTACTAGAATTCCTCTCCTTCCCACTTATTTTTGGACACGCCCGGAAACTTCTTTATGGAGGCTTTTGGGTAGATAGTTTAAAAGGCCGATTTTCCTTTTTGGTTATGGTTTCTCCCTCAAGTGGTCCCCCACTTTGTAGCATTTTTATTTAAGCTAAAACAGAgcacatgtatatgtacataagACACAGTAAATCTATAAatactatttattcattttatataaaactaATGTAATGGGAAAGAAATTCTTATGACTTTGTGCTTTTATAGATGTTCTAGAAACTTTGTATGTAGGTAGCTACGAAATTGGTTCACGCCCCTTAATATTTTAGCATTCATATTTTTGAGGTCTCAATGTTTTCAGCCTCTGGCGAATCTTTTTCATTGAATTTGAACCATTTGTAAAATCTGT
The sequence above is a segment of the Camelus bactrianus isolate YW-2024 breed Bactrian camel chromosome 15, ASM4877302v1, whole genome shotgun sequence genome. Coding sequences within it:
- the MXD1 gene encoding max dimerization protein 1 isoform X1 encodes the protein MAAAVRMNIQMLLEAADYLERREREAEHGYASMLPYNNKDRDALKRRSKSKKNNSSSRSTHNEMEKNRRAHLRLCLEKLKGLVPLGPESNRHTTLSLLTKAKLHIKKLEDCDRKAIHQIDQLQREQRHLKRQLEKLGTERMRMDSTGSAVSSERSDSDREEIDVDVESTDCLTGDLDWGSSSVSDSDEQGSTQSLGSDEGYSSSGIKRIKLQDSHKPRVGL
- the MXD1 gene encoding max dimerization protein 1 isoform X2, producing the protein MAAAVRMNIQMLLEAADYLERREREAEHGYASMLPYNNKDRDALKRRSKSKKNNSSSRSTHNEMEKNRRAHLRLCLEKLKGLVPLGPESNRHTTLSLLTKAKLHIKKLEDCDRKAIHQIDQLQREQRHLKRQLEKLGTERMRMDSTGSAVSSERSDSDREIDVDVESTDCLTGDLDWGSSSVSDSDEQGSTQSLGSDEGYSSSGIKRIKLQDSHKPRVGL